Genomic DNA from Hymenobacter jejuensis:
GCGTGGTGCTGGTGTCGGATGGCATTGTCAATCAGGGCCGTTCGCCGGTGTATTCGGAGTACAACTTCCCAATTTACAGTGTGGCCGTGGGCGATACATTGCCCAAAAAAGACCTGAGCTTGCCGACGCTCAACTACAACCGCGTGGCTTTCAGCGGCAACCGTTTCCCGATTGAGGCAGAAATTGGCTACGACGGCTTTGGCGGCGGCACGGCCACTGTGCAGCTGCGTGAAAACGGCCGTGTGTTGCAAACCAAGCAGGTAAACCTACCCGCGGGCCGGCGACGTCAGAAAACTACGTTTCTCGTAACGGCTCCCGCGCCCAGCAAGCGCCGGTACGAAGTACTGATCACGCCGAAAGCGGGCGAGTTTACCACGCTTAACAACTCCAAATTTGTTTACGTCGAAGTGGTGAAAGGCAAGTTGCGCGTGCTGCTGGCTGGCGCCGCGCCCCACCCCGATTTGAAAGCGCTGCGGGCCGCTATTCTGCAAAACGACAACTTCGACCTGACTACCTACCTGCCCGGCATCGCGCCGCTGAAAGCGCAGGATTACGACGTAGCCATCCTGCACCAACTGCCGGCGCAGGGCGGCGTAGGTGCCGAAGTACTGGCTCAGGTTCGTGCGAAGCGCATTCCGGCGTTTTATATTCTGGGGCCGCAGTCTGATTTGAGTGCGTACAATGCCTTGGGTACGGGCCTGAGTCTCACGCCGCGCGCCCAGCAAACGGATGAGGTAACCCCCGTTTTGAACCAAGCCTTCTCGCGGTTTTCGTTTGAGGAAGAAGCTCTGCGGCGCTACGCGACCTATCCGCCGGCGCCGGTGCCTTTTGCCGAGTACCGCTTGGGCGGCGGCGCTGAAGCGGCTCTTTTTCAGCAAGTTGGCCGATTGAAAACCCAAAAGCCGCTGCTCGTATTTGGCGGCTCACCGGAGCATCGGCAGGCGACACTCCTGACCGACGGCAGTTGGCAATGGCGCCTTACCGAAGCCGCCGACCACGACGACCGCCCCGAAGCCTACGACCGCCTCATCATCCGGACGTTGCAGTTGCTCACCCAAAACGCCAACAAAAAGCGCCTCGATGTATACCCCACGCAAGACGCCTTTACCACCTCCGACGACGTGACCTTTGGCGCCGAGACCTATAACGCTATTTTCGAACGCATTTACGGTCAGCAGATTACGCTTACGCTCACCGACGAAAAAAACCGCAACCGTACCTTCACTTTCACCACCAGTGACGACGCGGCACCCCTGCACCTGGGAGCGTTGCCGGGCGGCCTCTATCGCTACGCCGCCCGCGCTACCCTCGGTGGTCAGCCCCAGCAAGACCGGGGCGAGCTGCTGGTGCAGGAGCAGCAACTCGAAGCGCTTGATGCCCGCGCCAACCACAACCTGCTGCACCAGCTTTCCCGTCGCAGCGGCTCGCGCCTCTACTACCCATCTCAGTTTCAACAGCTTAGCCAGGACATAGAAAAGGCTGATTATAAGCCCGTTATCTACAGTCAGGACGACATCAAGGATGTAATCAACCTAAAGTGGCTGTTCTTCCTGATCTTGGCTTTGCTCGCCACCGAATGGGCTACCCGCAAATACTCGGGCAGCATCTAACTCGCTGAAATTCATTTTGTTTGCAGCTTGTTTCAGAGCCGCAAAGTCAGCATTCCCTCCCGTATGAAATTGTATTTGTTTGGCCTGCTCGCCGCGGCCTCTTTCCTGTCAGCCTGCAAACCTTCGGTTGAGAAGCGGGCCCAATCGGCCGTTTCGGAGTTCATCAGCAACGGCATGAGCAACACGCGCTACTATCAGGCGGGGCGCTTTACGTGTCGGCCCTACACCCGCAAAGATTCGCTGGCTTACGTGGCCAGCCTGGCGCAGCTCAACGCGCTTGCCGATCGGCCCGCCGACTACATCCCAGTTGCCAATGCCCCGGCTCAGGCGGTAGCGGCGCCGGCCGCAGTCCCGGCGCCTATTCCCGCCGATTCGGTACGCATTGGTACTTTTGTCAGCCACACTTACAAAGAGCAAAACGGCACCGGCTTCACTATGCGCGACAGCGGGGAGTTCGTGGTATCTCCGAAAGGCGTGGTTCGGCCCCTGCTTGCCAACCATGTACTGCAAGCGCGCTTGAAACAAGCAAAAAGCACTCAAAGATAACTAATTGATATACAATTAGTTATACAACACCTTCCATTCTATACTTTTGCACAGAAGTTCCGCGCAAAATTCAGAATGCCAGTTGATTAGCGTAGTATACAACGAATTCCTTCCCTTTTCCCATGCGTTACATCCTCGTCAACAAGCCCTACGAAGTACTCACCCAATTCACCGACGAGAATGGGCGGACCACCCTCAAAGAATTTGTGCCGGTGCCGGGTGTGTATCCCGTCGGCCGGCTTGATTACGACAGCGAAGGCCTCGTGCTGCTCACCGACGACAAACCGCTGCAAAACCGCCTTTCGGAGCCGCGCTTCAAGGTGCCCAAAACCTACTGGGTGCAGGTAGAAGGCGAGCCTACCGAAGAAGCGCTGGCTACGCTGCGGCGCGGCGTCGATATGAAAAGCAGCTTTACCGCGCCCGCCGAAGCCAAAATCATCCCCGAGCCCGCCGAGTTGTGGGAGCGCAGCAAACCCATTCGCTTTCGGGCCAATATCCCGACTAGCTGGCTGGAAATCACGATTTCGCAGGGCATGAACCGGCAGGTGCGCAAGATGACCGCGGCCGTGGGCTTCCCAACGCTGCGCCTCGTGCGGGCTCGCATCGCTCACCTTGGCATCGAAGGCCTGGCGCCGGGGAAATGGCGGGAGTTGACACCAGAAGAAATCAAGAAGCTAAAAGCTGCTTTTTCGGCGACCAAAGACCCGGCGGAGCGCCGTGTAGCCCCAAAAACTCTCAAAACGGCCGCCCCAAATGCAGTAGCACCTAAAAAACCCGCTGGCAGCAAACCAAAGCCTACGGGCGCAGGTCGCACAAACAAGCCTACCCGTAACCCCGGCGCAGCCCGCAACGGCAAGCGGGGATGAAAAAGGCCAGTCAATAATGGTCATCTCAGCAGGCTCGTTTTCTCTTCCTCACGCGTGTCATCCTGACAAGTTCCTTCCTTCGTCAGGATGAAACCTGATTTAGGTATTTAGAGCATAAAGCCAAGTTATGGTGCTGCATTCGGGTATCTGGCTATAAAGTAATTGCTGTCCAGCTATTGGCTTCTGCAAGCTATCTGGTGAGTCCTAGTCTTACTACCGCCAATTCTTCCGTTATCCCTTCCCAATGATTTCCCGTGAAAGTCACTCCGTCGGGATTCTGGGCGTAGCGTGGCGCTTTGGTGACAATCTGTCACGGGAAAAGGCAGTTTTTGGCCTTGGTACGTTGCTTGTACCTACCCCACCGCGAGCAAATCGCATCCAAAACCAGACACCTTAACTCTTTAACGATATCCATTTAATATGGGAAAGATAATCGGTATTGACCTCGGCACTACCAACTCGTGCGTGGCCGTTATGGAAGGCAACGAGCCGGTGGTGATTCCGAACAGCGAAGGTCGCCGCACAACCCCCTCGATTGTGGCGTTCCTCGACAATGGCAAAGGCGAGCGCAAAGTTGGTGACCCAGCTAAGCGTCAGGCCATTACCAACCCGAAGAATACCATTGCTTCTATTAAGCGCTTCATGGGCCGTCGTTTCTCGGAAGTAACTGAGGAAACCAAGCACGTAGCTTATGAGTTGGTGCGTGGCACCAACGATACGGTCAGTGTGCAAATTGGTGACCGTCAATATACTCCGCAGGAAATCTCGGCGATGGTGCTTCAGAAAATGAAGCAGACTGCTGAAGATTACCTCGGCCAGCCCGTAACCGAAGCAGTTATTACTGTTCCGGCTTATTTCAACGATGCTCAGCGTCAGGCTACCAAAGAAGCTGGTGCCATCGCGGGCCTCGATGTAAAGCGTATCATCAACGAGCCGACGGCCGCTGCACTGGCTTA
This window encodes:
- a CDS encoding pseudouridine synthase; translation: MRYILVNKPYEVLTQFTDENGRTTLKEFVPVPGVYPVGRLDYDSEGLVLLTDDKPLQNRLSEPRFKVPKTYWVQVEGEPTEEALATLRRGVDMKSSFTAPAEAKIIPEPAELWERSKPIRFRANIPTSWLEITISQGMNRQVRKMTAAVGFPTLRLVRARIAHLGIEGLAPGKWRELTPEEIKKLKAAFSATKDPAERRVAPKTLKTAAPNAVAPKKPAGSKPKPTGAGRTNKPTRNPGAARNGKRG
- a CDS encoding VWA domain-containing protein is translated as MISFASSPWLILLCLAAGVGYAALLYSAKAPWSKPLNYGLALLRFLVVSFLCFLLLSPFVKTTTTTTEDPTVVLAVDNSQSVGLFTPVPTLQQTTTGLEQLSQTLRGRGFKVEIQTLDPSAHPSRPDSIRFQTAATDLDGMLSNIQDAYDGRNLAGVVLVSDGIVNQGRSPVYSEYNFPIYSVAVGDTLPKKDLSLPTLNYNRVAFSGNRFPIEAEIGYDGFGGGTATVQLRENGRVLQTKQVNLPAGRRRQKTTFLVTAPAPSKRRYEVLITPKAGEFTTLNNSKFVYVEVVKGKLRVLLAGAAPHPDLKALRAAILQNDNFDLTTYLPGIAPLKAQDYDVAILHQLPAQGGVGAEVLAQVRAKRIPAFYILGPQSDLSAYNALGTGLSLTPRAQQTDEVTPVLNQAFSRFSFEEEALRRYATYPPAPVPFAEYRLGGGAEAALFQQVGRLKTQKPLLVFGGSPEHRQATLLTDGSWQWRLTEAADHDDRPEAYDRLIIRTLQLLTQNANKKRLDVYPTQDAFTTSDDVTFGAETYNAIFERIYGQQITLTLTDEKNRNRTFTFTTSDDAAPLHLGALPGGLYRYAARATLGGQPQQDRGELLVQEQQLEALDARANHNLLHQLSRRSGSRLYYPSQFQQLSQDIEKADYKPVIYSQDDIKDVINLKWLFFLILALLATEWATRKYSGSI